In the Phaeobacter gallaeciensis genome, one interval contains:
- the gltX gene encoding glutamate--tRNA ligase, translating into MSKPVVTRFAPSPTGFLHIGGARTALFNWLYARGRGGKFLLRIEDTDRERSTPEATAAILQGLDWLGLDHDGDVISQFERADRHAEVAHQLLAEGKAYKCFATQEEIAAFRDAARAEGKSTLYRSPWRDADASTHPDAPYVVRIKAPQEGTSVIRDQVQGDVSIRNDQLDDMILLRSDGTPVYMLAVVVDDYDMGVTHVIRGDDHLNNAARQMMIYEAMGWDIPVWAHIPLIHGPDGKKLSKRHGALGAQEYQAMGYPAAGMRNYLARLGWSHGDDEFFTDAQAREWFDLDGIGKSPARFDTKKLESLCGQHIAVSDDAALRQEIEAYLAAAGEPALTDVQSTDLERAMYCLKDRAKTFPELLEKAHFILTSRPIEPDAKAAKALASVSDSILNELTPQLQSASWTRDDLEALLNQFAEAQDTKFGKLAGPLRAALAGRAVTPSVFDMMLILGREETLARLTDAAG; encoded by the coding sequence ATGTCCAAACCGGTCGTCACCCGTTTCGCCCCCTCGCCCACCGGCTTTCTGCATATCGGCGGTGCCCGCACCGCGCTGTTCAACTGGCTGTATGCGCGCGGACGCGGCGGTAAATTCCTGCTCAGAATCGAAGATACCGACCGGGAGCGTTCCACCCCCGAAGCCACCGCCGCCATCCTGCAGGGGCTGGACTGGCTGGGCCTGGATCACGACGGTGATGTGATCAGCCAGTTCGAACGCGCCGACCGCCACGCCGAGGTTGCGCATCAGCTGCTGGCCGAAGGCAAGGCCTACAAGTGCTTTGCCACCCAGGAAGAGATCGCCGCCTTCCGCGATGCCGCCCGGGCCGAGGGAAAATCGACGCTCTACCGCTCGCCCTGGCGCGATGCCGATGCCTCCACTCATCCGGATGCGCCTTACGTGGTGCGCATCAAGGCCCCGCAGGAGGGCACATCGGTTATTCGCGATCAGGTGCAGGGCGATGTCTCGATCCGGAACGACCAGTTGGACGACATGATTCTGCTGCGGTCCGATGGCACGCCTGTTTATATGCTGGCCGTGGTCGTGGACGATTACGACATGGGCGTCACCCATGTGATCCGGGGCGACGACCACCTCAACAACGCCGCTCGTCAGATGATGATCTACGAGGCGATGGGCTGGGACATTCCGGTCTGGGCGCACATCCCGCTGATCCATGGCCCCGACGGCAAGAAACTGTCGAAACGCCACGGCGCCCTTGGCGCGCAGGAGTATCAGGCCATGGGATATCCCGCGGCTGGCATGCGCAACTATCTGGCCCGTCTCGGCTGGAGCCATGGCGACGATGAGTTCTTCACCGACGCGCAAGCACGCGAATGGTTCGATCTGGATGGAATCGGCAAAAGCCCGGCCCGGTTCGATACCAAAAAGCTGGAAAGCCTCTGCGGGCAGCATATCGCCGTTAGCGATGACGCTGCACTGCGGCAAGAGATCGAAGCCTATCTTGCCGCAGCCGGTGAGCCAGCCCTGACTGACGTTCAGTCAACTGATCTTGAACGGGCCATGTACTGCCTGAAAGATCGCGCCAAGACTTTCCCTGAACTTCTTGAGAAAGCGCATTTTATCCTGACGTCACGCCCCATCGAACCGGATGCAAAGGCGGCCAAGGCGCTGGCATCTGTATCCGATAGTATACTGAATGAATTGACGCCGCAGTTGCAAAGTGCTAGCTGGACGCGTGACGATCTGGAGGCGCTTCTCAACCAATTCGCGGAAGCACAGGATACCAAG